A genomic segment from Nicotiana tabacum cultivar K326 chromosome 7, ASM71507v2, whole genome shotgun sequence encodes:
- the LOC107808574 gene encoding auxin-induced protein 6B-like → MSPEIGKSMKIRYIVKIRQMLRHWKRRAVSSSSKRIAPDVPAGHVAISVGSSCRRFVVRATYLNHPIFRNLLIQAEEEYGFSNHGTLAIPCDEFLFEEILRFVSKSVSGNPTRSLSLEDFQKSCHAKYRNSVDNFGESRPLLRCTDKSVC, encoded by the coding sequence ATGTCGCCGGAGATCGGAAAATCAATGAAGATCCGTTACATTGTCAAGATTCGTCAGATGCTTCGGCATTGGAAAAGAAGAGCTGTGTCGTCTTCGTCTAAACGAATAGCTCCTGATGTGCCCGCCGGACATGTGGCAATCTCCGTAGGCAGTAGTTGCCGGAGATTCGTCGTGCGAGCGACGTACTTAAATCATCCGATTTTCAGGAACCTATTGATCCAGGCCGAGGAAGAGTACGGTTTTTCAAACCATGGAACCTTGGCTATACCTTGCGACGAGTTCCTGTTCGAGGAGATCCTTCGGTTTGTCTCTAAATCCGTATCGGGTAACCCGACCCGTTCATTGAGCCTTGAGGATTTTCAGAAATCATGCCATGCAAAGTACCGGAATAGTGTGGATAATTTTGGTGAATCTCGGCCACTACTGAGATGTACTGACAAATCAGTTTGTTAA